The Malus domestica chromosome 10, GDT2T_hap1 genome contains a region encoding:
- the LOC103429730 gene encoding uncharacterized protein isoform X15, which yields MSKPSLRLQFTKLLVFYHVLLWQLGHWPQSKLHCRADVARLPEDEVSALRDFMSNTELRPEQIIEVTYCSDVVRTYGFVIECNCTNESGCRITGIRMSYLGLTGTIHEKVGDLTSLTYLILSNNTLHGGIPDTIGNLKNLQVLDLSRNQLNGSIPASLGRLVSLEYLYLQYNLLSQGIPPSFGSLTKLTELNLQFNMISDSIPEDFGNLSSLTIMELSENQLSGPLPQSLGNLTTLTTFYVSANNLSGKFPETYGNLTSLKKFSIAGNYISGPLPVETIAKWTNITHLVLVGNNFEGNLTEKIFRLPKLQYLLITDLANNSFPLPPKINNSANFISLTLRNCSINGTIPKYIGENMTSLRYLDLSFNKLTGGLPQNMSSKMIYMSFSRNMLNGTIAPSILGDSQTRIDLSFNYFSAEGSPVQSNQQLNLFACCRNSSTTEPQMMDPFEMKNRYCPENEPEYHSLFINCGGEETIVDGHQYDQDNDTSLFYTSPKKSWAYSLSGDFGVPESNTSNYIKSMTRGVHEAPLYEKARFSPISLEYYVFCLRKGNYIVTLYFKEIVDSKDEDYSSLRKRVFDVYIQDVRRLDYFKIREEEGTTEGPITKKISAVVVNDSGLLNIHLYWPGKGSYQYHPSFNGPLISAISVTPEFDPDKSKGQFVALITLASIVAALPLSLAFAWRMGWLPSEGFPKIETSQEKIVDEYQDSEELPSQEENGDEQRNTKDQGTRKNTEKYQGQEEIGDEHQDNEELPSQEEIGDEHQDNEELPSQEEIGDEHQDNEELPSQEEIGDEHQDNEELPSQEEIGDEPRNTKGQEEVGDEQRNTKDQGRRKNTKTKRKKKEKLGDEHPNIVKKLGMFGLSYGFPLGMSSEELPSQEEIGDKHQDSEEFPSKEEIGDEHQDSEELPSQEEIGDEQRNTKGQQEINDEQRNTKDQGRRKNTETKRKKKEKIGDDHPDTVKKLGMLGLSYGFPSGQEEIGEEHQDSEELPNQEEIGDEHQDREELPSQEEIGDEQRNTKGQEEIGDEQRNTKDQGRRKNTETKRKKKEKIGDERPNTIKKLGMFGLSYGLPLDMSSEELPSKEEIGDEHQDSEELPSQEEIGDEQRNTKDQGRRKNTETKRKKKEKIGDERPNTVKKLGMFGLSYGLPLDMSSEELPSQEEIGDEQRKTKDQGRWKNTETKRKKKEKIGDEHPDTVKKLGMLGLSYGFPLGMSSEELPSEEEIGDEQQDSEELPSQEEIGDEQRNRKGQEEIGEEQRNTKDQGRQKNTETKRKKKEKIGDEHPDTVKKLGMFGLSYGFPLGMSNEELPSQQEIGDEQRNKKGQEEIGDEQRNTKDQGRWKNTETKTKKKEKIGDEHPDTVKKLGMLGLSYGFPLGMSSEELPSEEEIGDEHQDSEELPSQEEIGDEQRNRKGQEEIGDEQRNTKDQGRRKNTETKRKKKEKIGDEHPDTVKKLGMFGLSYGFPLGMSSEELPSQEEIGDEHQDSEKLPSQEEIGDEQRNMKGQEEIGDEQRNTKDQGRRKNTETKMKKKEKIGDEHPDIVKKLGMLGSSYGFPLGMSSEELPSQEEISDEHQDNEELPSQEKIGDEQRNTKGQEEIGDEQRNTKDQGRRKNTKTKMKKKEKIGDEHPDTVKKLGMLGLSYGFPLGMSSEELLSQEEIGDEHQDSEELRSQEEISDEQRNTKGQEEIGDEQINTKDQGRRTNTKTRRKKNEKIGDEHLDAVKELINATENFSDKKKLGHSETFFMAQLPSHTVAVKKLDSAHFKGKIDKLKEEIGIIESLQHNNILKLLHAYIGKDLQFLVYEYMENKSLEDILFGSSTSGTIKLDWNTRVNICLGIAQGLQYLHERVQIVHTNIKSANILLNEKLEAKISDFGFANLYSEEDKVMAIGRETKKGYTAPEYLQTDDLDSKLDVFSFGVVVLEIVSGERNVRNQSKKETEVLLDRAYKANRNGNLKSLVDKNLSTFDEREALIILKLALECTTMGASVRPEMSGVVSVLLGEKSIDEVCSPAKPTGDINVVGSLEELAGISDMAAKPTGDINVVGSLEESAGISDMAESLSPLWGS from the exons ATGAGTAAGCCTTCTCTAAGACTGCAGTTTACTAAGCTTCTTGTTTTTTACCATGTTCTACTTTGGCAACTTGGACACTGGCCTCAATCCAAACTCCACTGCAGAGCCGACGTGGCTCGACTGCCGGAAGATGAAG TGTCTGCTCTCCGTGACTTTATGAGCAACACAGAGTTAAGGCCAGAGCAAATCATTGAGGTGACGTATTGCAGTGATGTAGTCCGGACTTACGGTTTTGTCATCGAATGTAATTGCACTAATGAGAGTGGATGCCGGATCACTGGAAT TAGAATGAGCTACTTAGGTTTAACTGGAACTATTCATGAAAAAGTGGGTGATCTTACAAGCCTAACCTACCT CATTCTATCCAACAACACACTTCATGGCGGAATACCAGACACCATTGGGAATTTGAAGAATCTCCAAGTCCT GGATCTATCGCGAAATCAACTCAATGGTTCAATACCAGCAAGCTTAGGGCGCTTGGTTTCTCTTGAATATCT ATATCTGCAATACAACTTGCTTAGCCAAGGTATACCACCAAGTTTTGGTTCACTGACGAAACTTACTGAATT GAATCTGCAGTTTAATATGATATCAGACTCAATTCCTGAGGATTTTGGAAATCTTTCGAGTCTTACAATTAT GGAACTGTCTGAGAATCAGCTGTCTGGTCCTCTTCCACAAAGCCTCGGAAACTTGACAACTCTCACAACCTT CTATGTGTCAGCCAATAATTTGAGTGGGAAATTTCCAGAAACTTATGGAAACCTCACAAGCCTGAAAAAGTT TTCGATAGCCGGGAATTACATTTCTGGTCCCTTACCAGTTGAAACCATAGCCAAGTGGACTAATATCACTCACCT GGTGCTCGTGGGAAACAATTTCGAAGGAAACTTGACTGAAAAAATATTCCGCTTGCCAAAGCTTCAGTATCT GTTGATAACTGACCTggcaaataatagtttcccaTTACCACCAAAAATCAACAACAGTGCCAATTTCATTTCTCT AACACTGAGGAACTGCTCAATCAACGGCACAATCCCCAAATACATTGGTGAAAATATGACATCCCTAAGATACCT AGACTTGAGCTTCAATAAGTTAACTGGTGGCCTCCCTCAGAATATGAGTTCAAAAATGATTTACat GTCTTTTTCTAGAAATATGCTTAACGGGACAATCGCACCTTCGATACTTGGGGACTCCCAAACTAGGAT AGATCTTTCGTTCAACTATTTTTCAGCAGAAGGCTCTCCAGTACAAAGCAACCAACAACT GAACTTGTTTGCATGCTGCCGCAACTCCTCAACCACTGAGCCACAAat GATGGATCCATTTGAAATGAAGAACAGATACTGTCCTGAAAACGAACCGGAGT ACCATTCCTTGTTTATTAATTGTGGTGGTGAAGAAACAATCGTAGATGGGCATCAATATGATCAAGATAATGACACATCCCTCTTTTACACAAGTCCAAAGAAAAGCTGGGCTTACAGCCTTTCCGGAGACTTTGGTGTACCAGAAAGTAATACTAGTAATTATATCAAGAGCATGACACGTGGAGTTCATGAGGCACCGTTGTATGAAAAAGCTCGGTTTTCCCCGATATCTCTCGAGTATTATGTTTTTTGTCTACGCAAAGGCAATTATATTGTGACGCTTTATTTCAAGGAAATTGTAGACAGTAAGGATGAAGATTATAGTAGTTTAAGAAAACGCGTATTTGATGTATATATTCAG GATGTGAGGAGACTAGATTATTTCAAGATTAGGGAGGAGGAGGGAACTACAGAAGGACCAATAACTAAAAAGATTTCAGCTGTGGTTGTAAATGATAGCGGTCTATTGAACATCCACTTGTACTGGCCTGGAAAGGGATCGTATCAATACCATCCTAGTTTTAATGGACCTCTAATATCAGCTATTTCTGTGACTCCTG AGTTCGATCCCGATAAAAGCAAAGGTCAATTTGTTGCATTGATTACGCTTGCTTCAATTGTTGCTGCTCTGCCGCTTTCATTGGCTTTTGCTTGGAGGATGGGCTGGCTGCCAAGCGAAGGGTTCCCCA AAATCGAAACAAGTCAAGAAAAAATAGTTGATGAGTATCAAGACAGCGAAGAGCTCCCCA GTCAAGAAGAAAATGGTGATGAGCAGAGAAACACGAAAGATCAAGGCACGCGgaagaacacagaaaaatatcAAG GTCAAGAAGAAATAGGAGATGAGCATCAAGACAACGAAGAGCTCCCCA GTCAAGAAGAAATAGGAGATGAGCATCAAGACAACGAAGAGCTCCCCA GTCAAGAAGAAATAGGAGATGAGCATCAAGACAACGAAGAGCTCCCCA GTCAAGAAGAAATAGGTGATGAGCATCAAGACAACGAAGAGCTCCCCA GTCAAGAAGAAATAGGTGATGAGCCGAGAAACACGAAAGGTCAAGAAGAAGTAGGAGATGAACAGAGAAACACGAAAGATCAAGGCAGGCGGaagaacacaaaaacaaagaggaagaaaaaggaaaaactaGGTGATGAGCATCCAAACATCGTCAAAAAATTGGGTATGTTCGGATTGAGCTATGGATTTCCGTTGGGAATGTCAAGCGAAGAGCTCCCCA GTCAAGAAGAAATAGGTGATAAGCATCAGGACAGCGAAGAGTTCCCCA GTAAAGAAGAAATAGGTGATGAGCATCAAGACAGCGAAGAGCTCCCCA GTCAAGAAGAAATAGGTGATGAGCAGAGAAACACGAAAGGTCAACAAGAAATAAATGACGAGCAGAGAAACACGAAAGATCAAGGCAGGCGGAAGAACACAGaaacaaagaggaagaaaaaggaaaaaataggTGATGATCATCCAGACACCGTAAAAAAATTGGGTATGTTGGGATTGAGCTATGGATTTCCGTCGG GTCAAGAAGAAATAGGTGAGGAGCATCAAGACAGCGAAGAGCTCCCCA aTCAAGAAGAAATAGGTGATGAGCATCAAGACAGGGAAGAGCTCCCCA GCCAAGAAGAAATAGGTGATGAGCAGAGAAACACGAAAGGTCAAGAAGAAATAGGTGATGAGCAGAGAAACACGAAAGATCAAGGCAGGCGGAAGAACACAGaaacaaagaggaagaaaaaggaaaaaataggTGATGAGCGTCCAAACACCATCAAAAAATTGGGTATGTTCGGATTGAGCTATGGATTACCGTTGGATATGTCAAGCGAAGAGCTCCCCA GTAAAGAAGAAATAGGTGATGAGCATCAAGACAGCGAAGAACTCCCCA GCCAAGAAGAAATAGGTGATGAGCAGAGAAACACGAAAGATCAAGGCAGGCGGAAGAACACAGaaacaaagaggaagaaaaaggaaaaaataggTGATGAGCGTCCAAACACCGTCAAAAAATTGGGTATGTTCGGATTGAGCTATGGATTACCGTTGGATATGTCAAGCGAAGAGCTCCCCA gCCAAGAAGAAATAGGTGATGAGCAGAGAAAAACGAAAGATCAAGGCAGGTGGAAGAACACAGaaacaaagaggaagaaaaaggaaaaaataggTGATGAGCATCCCGACACCGTCAAAAAATTGGGTATGTTGGGATTGAGCTATGGATTTCCGTTGGGTATGTCAAGCGAAGAGCTCCCCA GTGAAGAAGAAATAGGTGatgaacaacaagatagcgaagAGCTCCCCA gtCAAGAAGAAATAGGTGATGAGCAGAGAAACAGGAAAGGTCAAGAAGAAATAGGTGAGGAGCAGAGAAACACGAAAGATCAAGGCAGGCAGAAGAACACagaaacaaaaaggaagaaaaaggaaaaaataggTGATGAGCATCCAGACACTGTAAAAAAATTGGGTATGTTCGGATTGAGCTATGGATTTCCGTTGGGTATGTCAAACGAAGAGCTCCCCA GTCAACAAGAAATAGGTGATGAGCAGAGAAACAAGAAAGGTCAAGAAGAAATTGGTGATGAGCAGAGAAACACGAAAGATCAAGGCAGGTGGAAGAACACAGAAACAAAGacgaagaaaaaggaaaaaataggTGATGAGCATCCAGACACCGTCAAAAAATTGGGTATGTTGGGATTGAGCTATGGATTTCCGTTGGGTATGTCAAGCGAAGAGCTCCCCA GTGAAGAAGAAATAGGTGATGAGCATCAAGATAGCGAAGAGCTCCCCA gtCAAGAAGAAATAGGTGATGAGCAGAGAAACAGGAAAGGTCAAGAAGAAATAGGTGATGAGCAGAGAAACACGAAAGATCAAGGCAGGCGGAAGAACACTGaaacaaagaggaagaaaaaggaaaaaataggTGATGAGCATCCAGACACTGTAAAAAAATTGGGTATGTTCGGATTGAGCTATGGATTTCCGTTGGGTATGTCAAGCGAAGAGCTCCCCA GTCAAGAAGAAATAGGTGATGAGCATCAAGACAGCGAAAAGCTCCCTA GTCAAGAAGAAATAGGTGATGAGCAAAGAAACATGAAAGGTCAAGAAGAAATAGGGGATGAGCAGAGAAACACGAAAGATCAAGGTAGGCGGAAGAACACAGAaacaaagatgaagaaaaaggaaaaaataggTGATGAGCATCCAGACATTGTTAAAAAATTGGGTATGTTGGGATCGAGCTATGGATTTCCGTTGGGTATGTCAAGCGAAGAGCTCCCCA gTCAAGAAGAAATAAGTGATGAGCATCAAGACAACGAAGAGCTCCCCA GTCAAGAAAAAATAGGTGATGAGCAGAGAAACACGAAAGGTCAAGAAGAAATAGGGGATGAGCAGAGAAACACGAAAGATCAAGGCAGGCGGaagaacacaaaaacaaagatgaagaaaaaggaaaaaataggTGATGAGCATCCAGACACTGTTAAAAAATTGGGTATGTTGGGATTGAGCTATGGATTTCCGTTGGGTATGTCAAGCGAAGAGCTCCTCA GTCAAGAAGAAATAGGTGATGAGCATCAAGACAGCGAAGAGCTCCGCA GTCAAGAAGAAATAAGTGATGAGCAGAGAAACACGAAAGGTCAAGAAGAAATTGGTGATGAGCAGATAAACACGAAAGATCAAGGCAGGCGGACGAACAcaaaaacaaggaggaagaaaaatgaaaaaataggTGATGAGCATCTAGACGCCGTCAAAGAATTAATAAATGCTACCGAAAATTTTAGcgacaaaaaaaaacttggtcATTCTGAGACATTTTTTATG GCACAACTGCCAAGTCATACTGTGGCCGTGAAGAAACTAGATTCCGCTCATTTTAAGGGAAAAATCGATAAACTGAAAGAGGAAATTGGCATCATAGAGTCATTGCAACACAACAATATCCTTAAACTGTTGCATGCTTATATTGGAAAAGACCTCCAATTTCTTGTTTACGAATACATGGAAAATAAATCCCTTGAAGACATCTTATTTG GCTCGAGTACTTCTGGCACAATCAAGCTTGATTGGAATACAAGGGTTAACATTTGCTTGGGAATAGCACAGGGTTTGCAATATCTACATGAGAGAGTACAGATTGTTCATACGAATATAAAATCTGCTAATATTCTTCTTAATGAAAAACTTGAGGCTAAGATATCGGACTTTGGATTTGCAAATCTTTATTCTGAAGAAGATAAAGTTATGGCCATCGGAAGAGAAACAAAGAA AGGCTACACGGCGCCAGAGTATTTGCAAACGGATGATTTAGATAGCAAACTGGATGTTTTCAGCTTTGGGGTGGTCGTACTTGAAATTGTTAGTGGGGAGAGAAACGTACGTaaccaatcaaagaaggaaactGAGGTTCTTTTAGACAGG GCTTATAAAGCAAATAGAAACGGAAATTTGAAGAGCTTGGTTGATAAGAATTTGTCTACATTTGATGAAAGAGAAGCCCTTATCATCTTGAAATTAGCATTGGAGTGCACCACGATGGGTGCTAGTGTCAGACCTGAAATGTCTGGAGTTGTTAGTGTTCTTCTTGGCGAAAAAAGCATTGACGAGGTTTGTTCACCTGCCAAGCCCACTGGCGACATCAATGTTGTTGGTTCCCTCGAAGAGTTGGCAGGCATTTCTGATATGGCTGCCAAGCCCACTGGCGACATCAATGTTGTTGGTTCCCTCGAAGAGTCGGCAGGCATTTCTGATATGGCAGAGTCTCTTTCCCCACTTTGGGGAAGTTGA